The sequence GGTTGAGAGGGAGAAAATCGGCAAAACCTTCATTGTCAAGCTTGTGAAGGAAATAGACCTTAAGGAATAGAGGTCAGAAAGCCCTACCGCTCATCACATCTCAGCGTCCTGACTTTTCTTCATCCCCTATATAAAGGAAGGAAAGAACAAAATCACGCCTTTCTAAAGAGATGTCCATGGGATTTGTTTATATGCCTGATGTAATCCTTGCTCTTTCTAAAGACCATCCCGCATCTTGGACATCTAAAAAAGATCTCCCCGTCCCTGTCCTTGATTTTTATTGCCTTAAGCACCGCCACTCTCCTCCACCCCCATGCTCTAATTTAGTTATTGATTTTTAAGCTTTATCCCCCTATTAAAGCCATATCCTGTTCCCTTTTACCTTCAAATAACCCATTTTCTGCAGTTCTTTTAATATATCCTCTATTGCCTCTTCGTCAAAGTATATGTTTATCTTCTCTCTCCTCCCTTCTACAGTTAGAGGCTCATGTTCCAAGAGGGTTTCGATTAATTCCATTTTTGTATCCTTCTTTTCGGCTATTGTTAGCATTGTATTTGCCAGCACAGATTTTCCAATCCCCACGAACATTGCCTCAACTAAAGATTCCTCGGTAGCATATTCCTCCGCTATTTCCAAAGCCCTCTTTATTAGCTCCTCCTCGATCTCAAGAACTTCAACAAAGTACTTTCTCATAAAGGAAAGTTCAGTTGTGAGGGTTGCATCGAGCTTATCTTCTATCTCTTCCAGCACGTCTTCAAGCTCATCAATGTTAAACCTGAGCTCAATTTCAAGTTCATCAAGTTTGGGCTTTTTAACAAGCCTGAGCCTCTCTTCCCCTTCAACATATCCGTTCTCTATCAAGGCCGTTATGAGCGTTAGCTTGGGAATATTTACCTCATCAAAGAGCTCCTTAAATTCTTTCTCTTCCCCAACATTCCATTCATTCATAAGGGCATCAAAAGTTGCTCTTATTTCTTCGAGAGTATCCTCAAGTACTTCAATACCTTCAGATTTCCTAATCAGCTCACTGAACTTGTCTTTGATTACAATGAGGTGGTGAAGCTCCCATCCAAGCTCTTCTCGGGTTTTATTCATTATCCCCTCTTTACTGAGTTCCTTTGAAAGCCTTATCATATCTTCCTTACTAAGCACCTCAAATCTCACGTTTATCCACCAAAAATAGAAAAGGGTTCCCAAGTTATAAACCTTGAGCCTAAATAACTTTTACAATTCTCTCTGCCCAAGGAGAGATTCTAACCTTTATGTAGCCTTTAAGCCTCTCATCAACTTCCCTGTCTCCAGTATAAACCCTAATCGCCCCTTTAACTTTCGAAGGAGTTGCCACAACAATAATATTTTCCTTTGGTATATGCTTCAAAACTTCTGGAGAGAACTGCTGGTTGCCCCTACCAAAAAGAAAGTTCAAGCCCCCTACAACAGTCACAATGATTTTTGGATTTCTATGAATGTATTCCAGCAAATCTTTTTCTTGGGCGTCTTTCACGAGGAGCTTCGCTTTTCCGTTTTTTATCTCAACTATATCCACTCCTAAGAGTGTCCCGTCTATTCCAAGCATGTCTTTGAGCTTTTTTATCGTTGAGCCAGCTCCCAGAAAGTAAACTCCATCCTCAAGCTCCTCTACAATAGCCTCCACTATAGCATCAAGTTCTTCCTCTTCATCAAGTGGGACAGTCTCCTTTGCCCCCTGTACAAGGGTCTCCACATAGGGAGTTAAGGCTTTTCCATAGAGCTTTGCTTTTACTTCATCGTGCCTGTATGCATTCTCATCGAGGTCGAGAATTTCCCTCTCCACAAGCCTTGCGTTTCCTTTTGCGAACGCAACAAGAAGTTTTGCAGCATCTTCTGGAGAGGTGGCAAAAACCCCCGAGAACATCTTAACTCCGGTTGGAATTCCAAGAATGGGCTTTTCCTTGTCTATTGCTTCATATATATCCCTTGCTGTTCCATCTCCTCCTGCAAAGAGCAGTATATCTACTTTGTCCTTCATCAGCCTAGCGAGTGTTTTTGTATCCTCCTTTGTGGTATCTGGAATTTTAACTCCCGATATTTCTCTATATTTGATCTCTCTGTGCTTAATAACTTTATAGGGAAAGCTGAACTCTTTAAGGGCATCCTCTCCCAGTCCATCATGCCCTGTTAAAAATTTAACATCAACATCATAATGAGAAAGCTCATTTAAAAAGAGCTTTGTAAAATCAAGCGCCACAGGCGTTGCTCCTCGTTTTATGGCTTCCTCCACAACTCCATCAGTACCTTTAAGGGCAACTCTGCCACCCATTCCAGCTATTGGATTTACTATCAAGCCTACTATCATATTTCTCACCTTTATCTCATGTATTTCCTTGCAAAGACCGTCAGGAAGACAGCCCACATGAACATTCCAAAGAGAGCCTCAATTGAAGCAATTACCCTCCCAATGCCGATGGGATGAAGATCTCCATAACCAAGGGTTGTTGCCGTCACTACACTAAAATATTCGTAGTCAAGGAAGCTCTTCAGGGGCACACCAGAGCTTGTGACGCTTCTTGTGAAATAAAAGAGAGTCGGAAATACTAGATTGACCATAAATATCCAAATAACAATTGGCCTTTTCCAATCTGTTCCGTATTTGCACGTCAAATCAGCAAAAAACCACTCGAAGAGTCCTTCCAGAAGATGGATATAGTGTTTTATCTTGGTTCCAATTCTACCAGAGGGAATGTGAGGGAACCTTATCCTAATTCCAAGCTTGGGCAGGTATGCAATGTACCTTCCCATCTTTTGCTTTCTCCTGGCAAGCATCTCCAAATAGTAATATTGATCTGCCTTCTCTTTATCTCCGCTTTTTTCCCATGTGATCCTTGCTAGGCGGTAGAAAAATTCCTCCATTGTTGGGTTATTGAAGCTGCATTCTTCAAGAATCACGAACCCCCTCACACTCAACTCTGCCAGAAGGTTTGGAAGTACCGTTAAGTTCCATGTTGTGTCTCCATAGAATACAACGCCCCTAAAGACCAGGTTATTGTAAATTGTGGTGTGTACAAACTCAGGAACTTTTAACCTCCCACCTCTTATCTCCACGTGCCCCGGAACTTCAAGGTTTTCAAGTTGAAGGACTCCATCAAAGTTTCTGATGAATACCCTCACCTGCCTCTTAAACCTAGGACTGGGATCAAATTCTACATTTTTTATGAGAAAAATCCTTGCCTTTACATGCTTCCTTGACATTCCCGATAGGTTTATTCCATGTTCCTCTAAAAGTTCCTTAAGCAGGGGGTACCTAGAATTTACTCCTATCCTTCTAACGTTTTTGAGGTCTGAGAATTCTATTCTCCCGTGAATTGTTTCCTTTTCCCCATATTCTTCCTCACCTGATATAACTCGCTCCGCATGCTGAACGGAATTCATCATCAAATATCGAACCGTGCTGTTCTTCACAGAAATTGAGTTCTCAAACTTGATATCAAGAATATTAAACCCAAAAAAGACAGAGTTCTTTACCCATACTGTTCCTATAGACGATGCCAGCAGTATAACCCTCTCAATCTCGCAGTTGAAAATGGATAGTCCCTTTAGGTTGGAATTTTCAACGATAAGCGTCTTTATCTTCGAGTTCTTAAAGACGAGAGGCTTCTCACTTGTTAGGTTAGAGATTTTAGCCTCATATAGCTGTACACCTTCAAAGTACCTAACTCCCCTTTCCAGTTTCCTCTTAAAGGCCCTCTCTTTAATTTCTTTTATTTTTTCTCCATAAAGCAACTCACCTTCATCAAAAGGAATATGGAGTGAGCAGTACTTTGAACCCGCTAAAGACTTTGTTTTGCATTTTTCACCATTTTTGAAGATATACTCGCACATGCTCTCACCGAAATTACTCCTTAGCTATCACGATATCATCAAGACTTTTTAATCTTACTTTTTTCACGGATTCCTCAATTTTTGTAGGGATTTCTTTGATGGGTCTAAGGATTATTGCCTCAATTTGTGAAAAGCCCAGCTTTTTCCTAGCATAAGCTCTGTGGTGACCGTCCAAGATATAATAGTTTCCCTTATGCTCTAGAACTATAACGGGAGCATCGTAACCGTGGGCTATCTCTTGAAGCACTACTAACAGCTTTTTCTCACTCAGCTCCCATTGGGTCGGTATGAGAACATCGAGGGGGAGATACTTGTGCTCTAGTTCAAACGGTACACCATAAAGGGCTTCATTTTCTTTCTTTATCCTCTCTGCTCTTTTAAATGCCTCTTCTCTGGTTATAAGTCTAATCACCTTTAACTCCCCTAACAACTATAAACGCCCCAAAGTTCTTTAGCTTATCGCTGAACTTTTGGTCAAGCTTCTCAGCAAGCCCTAAGAAGGGGAAAAATGAAGGAAAGTATATAATCCCTCTGCTTTCAACGTCTCTAAAACCAGCCTCCTTCATTAGCCTTTCAAGCTCTTTGGGCGTATAAAATCTTGCATAGCGATATGCCGTTTCCACGAAAAGACTTTTTAAGCGCTTGAAGAGAAACCATAAACTTCTACCGTTCATTGTGCCGATGATCGCTTCTCCTCCAGGTTTTAAAACACGATAAATTTCCCCAAGAGCTTTCTCGGGCTTGTGTATAAACTCAAACATTGTAATGCTCAAAACTAAATCAAATGTGTTGTCTTCAAAGGGCAACGAATATGCATCTGCCCTAATGAACTTAACATTTGGGAGCTTTTTTCTTGCTATCTTTAGCATTTCTTCACTTACGTCCACTCCAACAACTTCAAACCCTCTTTTATAGAGCTCCAAGGTATAATTACCAGTTCCGCATCCAAGGTCAAGGGCTTTTCCGCTTTTGGTTTTTATCATAGAGAATACTAACCTTTTTTCCGTTTTATCAACATAACGCCCGACTTTAGTCTTATACCACTCATCGTAGCGAGGGGCGATTTTATCGAAGTATTCCACGTTATACACCCAGCTTGCTCTCTATTGTAAGTTCTTTATCTACTCTCTCATCGATCCTTACACTTATCACAACTCTCTGAGCTCCAGTTTTAAATATTGCTTCGTGGCACTTCTTAATGAGAGCGAGTATTTCATCAATGTCTCCTTCAACAACCGTTCCCATTGGGCACGTCATGTACTTCAATCCGCTTTTTTTGATTACTTCAAATACTGGCTCCAAATACTTCCCTACACTAGGTGATTGCGTACCAAGAGGGAAAATACAAATTTCAGCTACCGCCATGTTATATCACCGGAATTCTTCTCTCTTTCTTTCCCTATTCCATATGTAGTCTAAGAGAGGCCTTATCCTCTCCCAAACTTCCTCAATTCCCCCATGTCCGTTTATCTGCACGTAAACTCCCTGTCCCTTGTAAAATTTAATGATTGGCTCCATGTTGTTGATGTAAATGTCGTACCTTCTAGAAACTATCTCCGGCTTGTCGTCCTCTCTCTGAACCACTTCGCCCCCACAAATATCGCATTTTCCAGGGACTTTTGGTGGGTTGTATTTTATATGGTACACAGCCCCACAGTTTTTGCATATCCTCCTTCCGGAGATTCTCGTTATGCTTTCCTCCTTTGAAATGAAAATGTCTATCGCTAGGTTTATCCTAATGCCGTGGTCGTAGAGGAAGTTCTCAAGGGCTAATACTTGCTCAGCCGTTCTTGGGTAGCCGTCAATGATAAAGTTTTCCCTCTTTCTCCTCAATCTCGAAAGTACGAGGGTATTTATAACGGTATCAGGCAAAAGCTCGCCCCTTTCTATGTATTTCTTCATCTCCAAGCCAAGGGTGTTTCCTTTGTTTATCTCTGCCCGGATTATATCACCGGAGGCTATGTACTCGAGGCCGTATTTCTCAACGATTCTCCTCGAATGTGTCGATTTTCCAGAACCCGGAGGCCCAAAAATCAGAATGTTCATTTGATCACCAATATGGATATATATCTCCAGTGCATTAAAGTATTATGGTGATGCTCCATGCCCAGACTCTCAACCGGATTTGTTAGGGCGAGTGGGTATGCAAACAAAGTTAGAAAAGTTCTCTTCGCCTTAACACGCGGTAAGCTTAACCCCGAGGAAGTTGTAAGAGCGTCAGCCCAGCTAAACCAATACCTCTTTGATAAGCTCCAAGAAATGGGCGTGAAAAAAGAAGACGTCGTAAGAATTTCGATAGAGTTCAACATCAAAAATGGAGAGATAGAGTGGGACTATGACACGCTGAGAATCGAGGTCTACAAGAAAGAGGAAGAGGAAAAGCTTGCGGAGGCTATGAGAGAGGTTGAAGAAAGCGAAAAAGCCCTAGAGATTGCGATAGAGGAGTTGAGCAAACTTTCGGAGAAACTAAGAGAACTCAGCGATGAAATTGCCCAAACTATCGAGAGGCTCAAAAGAGAGCATACATCCCTAAAACTCGAGTTCGAAAAGTAGTTACTCCTCGTATCCTTCACTCTGGTAGCTTTTTCCCTCCATTTTTATCACATAATCAGCTGCATTCTGAAGTGCAATACTAAACCCAGGCTCAACTCCTATAACTACAGTCTCCTTGCCTTTTCTTTTTGCTTCGCTTATTATGGGGAGAAAATCCGCATCCCTCGTAGCCAAGGCTATCACCTCTATATCACTGTTGTATATTAGCTCCATCGCCTCAATGGCAATCCTCACGTCTGTATCTCCGGCAACTATTATGGGCTCAAATCCTTGGTTAACAACTGCCTCAATAAGTCCCTGAGGAGCGTATTGGTTTAAGACAACCTTAGCTACTCTGATTTTCCCAATCTTCTCAAGTGCCTCCTTAATATTTTCGAGCTTAATCCCAAATTCCTTCCTCAGTATGTTAGGACCGTCTATTATCAACCCTATGCTCTTTTGGGGAGTTTCAACTTTTTCTCGCTTTTCTTTTTCCTTAGGCTCTCTTTCTTCTCTTTTCAGTATTCTGAACAGTGCTGTTCTCATCTACCTCACCCCTTTCAAGAATAATTACGTAA comes from Thermococcus alcaliphilus and encodes:
- a CDS encoding class I SAM-dependent methyltransferase, whose amino-acid sequence is MEYFDKIAPRYDEWYKTKVGRYVDKTEKRLVFSMIKTKSGKALDLGCGTGNYTLELYKRGFEVVGVDVSEEMLKIARKKLPNVKFIRADAYSLPFEDNTFDLVLSITMFEFIHKPEKALGEIYRVLKPGGEAIIGTMNGRSLWFLFKRLKSLFVETAYRYARFYTPKELERLMKEAGFRDVESRGIIYFPSFFPFLGLAEKLDQKFSDKLKNFGAFIVVRGVKGD
- a CDS encoding adenylate kinase; amino-acid sequence: MNILIFGPPGSGKSTHSRRIVEKYGLEYIASGDIIRAEINKGNTLGLEMKKYIERGELLPDTVINTLVLSRLRRKRENFIIDGYPRTAEQVLALENFLYDHGIRINLAIDIFISKEESITRISGRRICKNCGAVYHIKYNPPKVPGKCDICGGEVVQREDDKPEIVSRRYDIYINNMEPIIKFYKGQGVYVQINGHGGIEEVWERIRPLLDYIWNRERKREEFR
- a CDS encoding MTH1187 family thiamine-binding protein codes for the protein MAVAEICIFPLGTQSPSVGKYLEPVFEVIKKSGLKYMTCPMGTVVEGDIDEILALIKKCHEAIFKTGAQRVVISVRIDERVDKELTIESKLGV
- a CDS encoding single- stranded DNA-binding family protein, with amino-acid sequence MPRLSTGFVRASGYANKVRKVLFALTRGKLNPEEVVRASAQLNQYLFDKLQEMGVKKEDVVRISIEFNIKNGEIEWDYDTLRIEVYKKEEEEKLAEAMREVEESEKALEIAIEELSKLSEKLRELSDEIAQTIERLKREHTSLKLEFEK
- a CDS encoding ATP-NAD kinase family protein, encoding MIVGLIVNPIAGMGGRVALKGTDGVVEEAIKRGATPVALDFTKLFLNELSHYDVDVKFLTGHDGLGEDALKEFSFPYKVIKHREIKYREISGVKIPDTTKEDTKTLARLMKDKVDILLFAGGDGTARDIYEAIDKEKPILGIPTGVKMFSGVFATSPEDAAKLLVAFAKGNARLVEREILDLDENAYRHDEVKAKLYGKALTPYVETLVQGAKETVPLDEEEELDAIVEAIVEELEDGVYFLGAGSTIKKLKDMLGIDGTLLGVDIVEIKNGKAKLLVKDAQEKDLLEYIHRNPKIIVTVVGGLNFLFGRGNQQFSPEVLKHIPKENIIVVATPSKVKGAIRVYTGDREVDERLKGYIKVRISPWAERIVKVI
- a CDS encoding potassium channel family protein is translated as MCEYIFKNGEKCKTKSLAGSKYCSLHIPFDEGELLYGEKIKEIKERAFKRKLERGVRYFEGVQLYEAKISNLTSEKPLVFKNSKIKTLIVENSNLKGLSIFNCEIERVILLASSIGTVWVKNSVFFGFNILDIKFENSISVKNSTVRYLMMNSVQHAERVISGEEEYGEKETIHGRIEFSDLKNVRRIGVNSRYPLLKELLEEHGINLSGMSRKHVKARIFLIKNVEFDPSPRFKRQVRVFIRNFDGVLQLENLEVPGHVEIRGGRLKVPEFVHTTIYNNLVFRGVVFYGDTTWNLTVLPNLLAELSVRGFVILEECSFNNPTMEEFFYRLARITWEKSGDKEKADQYYYLEMLARRKQKMGRYIAYLPKLGIRIRFPHIPSGRIGTKIKHYIHLLEGLFEWFFADLTCKYGTDWKRPIVIWIFMVNLVFPTLFYFTRSVTSSGVPLKSFLDYEYFSVVTATTLGYGDLHPIGIGRVIASIEALFGMFMWAVFLTVFARKYMR
- a CDS encoding TIGR00288 family NYN domain-containing protein, with product MRTALFRILKREEREPKEKEKREKVETPQKSIGLIIDGPNILRKEFGIKLENIKEALEKIGKIRVAKVVLNQYAPQGLIEAVVNQGFEPIIVAGDTDVRIAIEAMELIYNSDIEVIALATRDADFLPIISEAKRKGKETVVIGVEPGFSIALQNAADYVIKMEGKSYQSEGYEE
- a CDS encoding ParB/RepB/Spo0J family partition protein, which translates into the protein MIRLITREEAFKRAERIKKENEALYGVPFELEHKYLPLDVLIPTQWELSEKKLLVVLQEIAHGYDAPVIVLEHKGNYYILDGHHRAYARKKLGFSQIEAIILRPIKEIPTKIEESVKKVRLKSLDDIVIAKE
- a CDS encoding C2H2-type zinc finger protein, with protein sequence MAVLKAIKIKDRDGEIFFRCPRCGMVFRKSKDYIRHINKSHGHLFRKA